The proteins below are encoded in one region of Phaseolus vulgaris cultivar G19833 chromosome 1, P. vulgaris v2.0, whole genome shotgun sequence:
- the LOC137814182 gene encoding sugar transporter ERD6-like 7: MEIKDVEESVQKGIREPLVGKPDQQLVHTSKGHPWMVYFCTFVAVCGSYEFGACAGYSSPTQDAIRKDFSLSLAEYSLFGSILTFGAMAGAITSGPIADFIGRKGAMRVSSAFCVVGWLAIYFSEGPVPLDIGRLATGYGMGVFSYVVPVFVAEIAPKELRGTLTTLNQFMITAAVSVAFTIGNVLSWRALALTGLIPTAVLLFGLFFIPESPRWLAKRGQQKDFEAALQILRGKDADISEEAKEVQDYITTLEQLPKSRLLELFHRRYLRSVTIGIGLMVCQQFGGINGICFYTSSIFELAGFSPTIGTIAYACLQIVITGLGAALIDKAGRKPLLLLSGSGLVAGCIFIAVAFYLKVYEVGAAAVPALAVTGILVYIGSFSIGMGAIPWVVMSEIFPVNIKGQAGSLATLTNWFGAWLCSYTFNFLMSCSSYGTFILYAAINALAILFIIVAVPETKGKSLEQLQAAINS; the protein is encoded by the exons ATGGAGATCAAAGATGTGGAGGAAAGCGTGCAGAAAGGAATCAGAGAGCCACTGGTGGGGAAACCGGACCAACAGTTGGTCCATACAAGCAAAGGGCATCCATGGATGGTTTATTTTTGTACATTCGTTGCAGTGTGTGGTTCTTATGAATTTGGCGCTTGT GCTGGATATTCATCTCCCACTCAAGATGCTATCAGGAAGGATTTCAGTCTTTCTTTGGCAGAG TACTCCTTGTTTGGCTCCATCTTGACTTTTGGTGCGATGGCTGGCGCAATAACAAGTGGGCCTATTGCTGATTTTATTGGACGAAAAGGG GCAATGAGAGTGTCAAGTGCTTTCTGTGTCGTGGGGTGGCTTGCTATTTACTTTTCTGAG GGTCCTGTGCCTCTGGACATTGGGAGGCTAGCAACAGGATATGGAATGGGAGTGTTTTCATATGTG GTTCCTGTCTTTGTAGCAGAAATAGCACCAAAAGAACTCCGAGGGACACTGACTACCTTAAATCAG TTCATGATCACTGCTGCTGTGTCAGTGGCATTCACCATCGGAAATGTACTTTCGTGGAGAGCTTTAGCTTTAACTG GCCTCATTCCCACTGCTGTATTGCTATTTggtctgtttttcattccagaGTCTCCTAGATGGCTA GCAAAGAGAGGACAGCAAAAAGATTTTGAGGCAGCACTGCAAATACTTCGTGGCAAAGATGCTGATATATCAGAGGAGGCAAAGGAAGTTCAG GATTATATAACTACTTTGGAGCAGCTCCCAAAATCTAGGCTACTGGAACTATTTCATAGAAGATATTTGCGCTCAGTCACT ATAGGAATAGGCCTTATGGTCTGCCAGCAGTTTGGAGGAATCAATGGAATTTGCTTTTATACCAGCAGTATTTTTGAACTAGCAG GATTTTCTCCCACCATCGGAACTATAGCATATGCTTGCCTTCAG ATTGTTATCACAGGTCTTGGAGCTGCCTTAATCGATAAAGCTGGGAGGAAGCCCCTACTTCTA TTATCCGGATCAGGATTGGTCGCAGGATGTATATTTATAGCAGTTGCATTCTATCTCAAG GTCTACGAGGTGGGTGCTGCAGCTGTCCCAGCACTTGCCGTAACAGGCATACTG GTCTACATAGGATCATTTTCAATAGGAATGGGAGCAATTCCATGGGTTGTGATGTCCGAG ATATTTCCTGTCAACATTAAAGGGCAAGCTGGAAGTTTGGCCACATTAACGAACTGGTTTGGTGCATGGTTATGTTCCTATACTTTCAACTTTCTCATGAGCTGTAGTTCCTACG GTACCTTCATTCTTTATGCAGCAATTAATGCATTGgctatattatttataattgttgCGGTCCCAGAAACCAAGGGGAAAAGCTTGGAACAATTACAAGCAGCCATTAACTCATAA